Proteins co-encoded in one Montipora capricornis isolate CH-2021 chromosome 12, ASM3666992v2, whole genome shotgun sequence genomic window:
- the LOC138025445 gene encoding uncharacterized protein produces the protein MKCPDTGTVRILGNILYTRKNSLEIHGVSESAYTSTEEVVLKLAEALNVDINPNDIEISHKLHRTGIKPIIVKFQNHKAKARMYKERARLKHIRVSDLYPDSTTATRVESGRIYLNENLTSYRRDILKRANQMRKDGLLTSAWSMDGKIYVKTSPNGRPIRIYDKSELENL, from the exons atgaag tgtccggatactggtactgtccggatactgggcaacatactgtacacTAGAaaaaattcccttgaaattcaCGGAGTCTCTGAATCCGCGTACACCTCGACTGAGGAGGTTGTCCTCAAACTAGCTGAAGCTTTAAATGTGGATATAAATCCAAACGATATCGAAATTTCTCATAAGCTCCACAGGACAGGGATAAAGCCAATTATTGTAAAGTTTCAAAACCATAAAGCGAAGGCAAGAATGTACAAGGAGAGAGCCAGGTTAAAGCATATCCGTGTGTCAGACCTATATCCCGATTCAACAACTGCAACTCGCGTAGAATCAGGACGAATCTATCTGAACGAAAACCTAACCTCCTATAGGCGGGATATCCTGAAACGGGCGAATCAAATGCGTAAAGATGGTTTGTTGACATCTGCTTGGTCAATGGACGGGAAAATATACGTTAAAACATCCCCAAACGGTCGTCCGATCAGAATCTACGACAAATCAGAGCTTGAAAACCTCTAA